A single genomic interval of Phaeodactylum tricornutum CCAP 1055/1 chromosome 5, whole genome shotgun sequence harbors:
- a CDS encoding predicted protein, with translation MTKRSESIENLFRKLTVSKQEPSPSESTTTPREHPPYLFLLQHSNAAHLRHAAAQGTLEDTLYHRAGLRTPAENATRDCQAGTLWMRHVGTTLQKTVPRLIWVQTTSISGSQDKRNERASRITPNQTTVIDLSVDPWGWNDSDALNLNCLETLLRVLKEKVAAQKDTNSSVLGTIDDYSNYCVPIMFDSISPLLVRHGFDRILNFLTLVSRIPTVCPLVVPIRTDSLTSAQHCRLEDASHAVLWLTGGEAVLLRQGVRERGNVLREALSYQIVTDRRNGLQTIRVLEHEEASLPRTDGDDDVENNVNAGRGPVKGSSRSSERPKIKLQLEDDDAISAKETPSITNTTSQRARAPQIIVQDDDPEFDDYDEEDPDDDLDI, from the coding sequence ATGACCAAGAGAAGCGAGAGTATAGAGAACTTGTTCCGGAAGCTGACTGTATCTAAGCAAGAGCCGTCGCCGTCGGAGTCCACGACAACACCACGTGAACATCCACCGtacctcttcctcctccaacATTCGAATGCAGCTCATCTTCGACACGCCGCAGCTCAAGGCACGTTGGAAGATACACTGTATCACCGAGCTGGACTGCGAACACCAGCCGAAAATGCTACTCGTGATTGTCAGGCCGGGACGCTCTGGATGCGTCACGTCGGAACGACATTACAAAAAACTGTCCCGCGTCTTATATGGGTACAGACGACCAGTATCAGTGGTAGCCAAGACAAGAGAAACGAGCGTGCTTCTAGGATCACTCCAAATCAAACTACTGTCATTGATCTTTCGGTCGATCCATGGGGTTGGAACGATTCCGACGCTCTCAATTTAAATTGTTTAGAGACACTACTGCgtgttttgaaagaaaaagtagcCGCGCAGAAAGACACAAACTCCTCTGTGTTAGGAACAATCGATGATTACAGCAATTATTGCGTTCCTATCATGTTCGATTCAATTTCTCCTCTTCTTGTACGGCACGGCTTTGATCGCATATTGAACTTTCTCACGTTGGTGTCGCGGATCCCAACCGTGTGCCCATTGGTGGTACCGATTCGGACGGATAGCTTGACATCAGCGCAACACTGTCGGTTGGAAGATGCCTCGCATGCAGTTTTGTGGCTGACTGGTGGTGAGGCTGTGCTTCTCCGTCAAGGGGTGCGGGAACGGGGGAACGTACTACGTGAGGCCTTGTCCTACCAAATTGTAACTGATCGCCGTAACGGCCTGCAAACCATCCGTGTTCTGGAGCACGAAGAAGCGAGCTTACCACGGACGGATGGTGACGATGACGTCGAAAATAATGTCAATGCGGGTCGTGGGCCAGTGAAGGGATCGTCGCGGTCAAGTGAGCGGCCAAAGATAAAGCTTCAattggaagacgacgacgcaaTTAGTGCGAAAGAAACGCCATCGATTACCAATACAACATCTCAACGAGCACGTGCCCCTCAAATTATCGTGCAAGACGATGACCCCGAATTTGACGAttacgacgaagaagatcccgACGACGATTTAGACATATAG
- a CDS encoding predicted protein, producing MGFASARLLPDLQIAIATLYSLPLPQDVTQYADQSQAHEFLQHIQSRNVRRKIHSLQQRHRDQAMKQQPTSTTNQQQTIALPREDETTVRMGSSWLPCLILLCQLDGSGRPCLAATPTERLFAAQTLLHRLRRIKIVEAIDLDVELDHDLEESQALYFYESMDHAVNLLSAYKNLMERMNPFVAMVLSPYLANVSSVEDEERTKAELTLLTLGAIAFLIASDPQANDQMMPLLSTIGHSMAVVALRIRYTPSSVDAPQGPSSPPIVTLIEQALSAAWNTAPSVSLPQNHEVMCVTLNIAFGAIPDALLGSPGGARGRLSMDPRCIQAATHELITGLRTLWESLKRHEVIHSHWTLRTMERWAKFVPLDHDLVTATVPLVREYAIMDGPHGKDAFEYLIAIFESGSWTVDQVLATSMGLTDEKRTNQSGRKRQSSRSKKRQKELVDSRTTDTAVVHAENEVQQRGQSACLVAMQVWNVLRDSAERALTQAKNERIQVEGEGPIGCIATCANACLPHLLRHPAQPNAQELFAQISGVVQNVCASDNKAVRGLVFESLFTLHATMLNLVREEKFTDPSLESLMVDHFYHCSMNLAVRCGYPDSYFVNLAASSDEEIEVERNDVRDVVRAIACSEEGGSTSEVITLHRPLETSLKILSKMLHACVDAVNTALSQRLLPSEAIVHAFSALAKPLNHVAKANASNSSCELCILAMKFLISVTGALLKAFEDKKPILQLLPICRTASIAMASVTPMLSSLVQNYCDNRLVLGAVRETLDVCIRGSIVSVAELPELASASELHHAQYDIRGTMRGPGGEDHVGCLVLMRFVDESEALSKVVIDVARPYLSQLCDLYQHLKSIESNRERGVHHGRGVAPKSRRILLSVLCHLETLSRGQGGASTMLLDIFDRTIETIVNMNGHVSSGETKFYFLCEATLDIAAFSSTLIRSLFEPDDDVSKNSRCLEMLADACVKGYRMIGPDPPSPEIYQWNRYRAAIFSLLKAAAHPDLPERSINMIQILISAECDAIATQCTMMPLCSSSLFNDEVVSPETVPAGLFVKVLGDVIGESHSYSHICAQVLWLEKDVVLNSILLECGDPEITGGDFVDPRCTLLEAWLLCMSKIVSSKHSTVEPFVETLLSETCVVLLSLLFSKTVATTQEDRGKDPCLSLDGPHTLAAMEFLSAFLSSGFGFQALSEQLRLNISFDFPSLPFCDASLHGSVIIGAALFRAMQGALPPWAVESIPEVYSAFFTATGRNPELFGAVLRSSMEIRLSERSTMCGVVQRGELLSGRYFEGTSEKAKEQFVDETIDLCRSDTASSWRRMKVLVKQVCGGKKKDSDCKQKPSYTRWDFERL from the exons atggGCTTTGCCTCAGCCCGGTTGCTCCCCGATCTACAGATCGCGATCGCAACGCTCTATTCACTGCCCCTGCCGCAAGATGTTACACAATATGCTGATCAAAGCCAGGCGCACGAATTTTTGCAGCACATTCAATCACGGAACGTGCGACGAAAGATTCATTCCCTTCAGCAAAGACATCGAGACCAAGCGATGAAACAACAACCAACGTCAACGACCAATCAGCAGCAAACGATTGCGCTACCTCGAGAAGATGAGACAACTGTGAGAATGGGTTCATCTTGGCTGCCTTGTCTGATACTGCTATGTCAATTGGATGGTTCGGGGCGGCCTTGTCTAGCCGCAACCCCTACGGAGCGATTATTTGCGGCCCAAACCTTGCTGCATCGTCTACGCCGAATTAAGATCGTTGAAGCGATTGACCTGGATGTCGAACTTGACCACGACCTTGAGGAATCTCAGGCTCTATATTTTTATGAATCCATGGATCACGCGGTCAATTTATTATCCGCATACAAAAATCTCATGGAGAGAATGAACCCGTTTGTTGCGATGGTTCTTTCGCCCTACCTAGCGAATGTATCCTctgtggaagacgaggaaCGCACTAAGGCTGAGTTGACTTTGTTGACTTTGGGAGCAATTGCATTTTTGATAGCTAGCGACCCTCAGGCAAACGACCAAATGATGCCTTTGCTCTCAACAATTGGGCACTCAATGGCCGTGGTGGCCTTGCGAATAAGATATACTCCTTCTTCCGTTGATGCTCCGCAAGgtccgtcgtcgccaccaaTTGTTACCCTTATTGAGCAGGCGCTGAGTGCAGCTTGGAACACGGCTCCTTCCGTCTCCCTACCACAGAACCACGAAGTCATGTGCGTCACACTAAATATCGCTTTCGGTGCCATTCCAGACGCCTTGTTGGGAAGCCCGGGTGGAGCTCGGGGACGTCTGTCAATGGATCCTCGTTGCATTCAAGCAGCAACTCACGAACTGATTACTGGTCTACGGACACTCTGGGAGAGTCTTAAAAGGCACGAAGTAATCCATTCCCACTGGACCCTACGGACCATGGAACGTTGGGCCAAATTTGTTCCGCTCGATCATGACTTAGTAACCGCGACGGTTCCGCTTGTGCGGGAGTACGCCATAATGGATGGGCCACACGGCAAAGATGCCTTTGAGTATCTCATTGCAATCTTTGAGAGTGGATCGTGGACTGTGGACCAAGTGTTGGCGACTAGCATGGGACTGACGGATGAAAAAAGAACGAACCAATCGGGCAGAAAACGCCAATCCAGTAGGTCCAAGAAAAGACAAAAGGAGCTAGTCGACAGCCGGACCACGGATACAGCTGTAGTGCATGCGGAGAATGAAGTGCAACAACGCGGACAAAGCGCTTGTTTGGTAGCTATGCAAGTGTGGAACGTTTTGCGGGACTCTGCGGAACGTGCATTGACGCAAGCTAAGAACGAAAGGATTCAAGTTGAAGGAGAAGGACCAATAGGATGCATAGCAACTTGTGCAAACGCATGTCTGCCACATTTACTGCGGCACCCAGCGCAGCCTAATGCGCAAGAATTGTTTGCACAAATTAGTGGTGTCGTGCAAAATGTATGTGCAAGTGATAACAAGGCCGTTCGAGGACTCGTATTCGAGTCGCTGTTCACTTTACATGCAACCATGTTGAATTTGGTGCGAGAAGAAAAGTTCACGGATCCTTCTTTGGAATCACTGATGGTTGATCACTTCTATCACTGCTCCATGAATTTAGCCGTACGGTGTGGATATCCAGACTCCTATTTCGTCAATCTTGCTGCAAGTAGCGACGAAGAAATAGAAGTAGAACGAAACGACGTCCGTGACGTAGTGCGGGCCATCGCATGCTCTGAAGAGGGTGGGTCGACGTCAGAAGTCATCACACTTCATAGGCCACTCGAGACGTCACTCAAAATATTGTCGAAAATGCTACACGCTTGTGTGGATGCTGTAAATACAGCTCTATCACAGCGGCTACTTCCGTCAGAAGCAATAGTTCACGCCTTTTCAGCCTTGGCGAAGCCGCTCAATCATGTTGCAAAAGCTAACGcatcaaattcttcgtgTGAACTTTGTATACTTGCAATGAAATTCCTCATCTCTGTTACGGGGGCACTTTTGAAAGCTTTTGAAGATAAAAAGCCTATTCTGCAGCTGTTGCCAATATGTCGTACTGCGAGCATTGCCATGGCTTCCGTGACTCCAATGCTTTCATCACTTGTTCAAAATTATTGCGACAATCGACTGGTTCTCGGTGCTGTCCGTGAAACGCTAGATGTTTGTATTCGGGGCTCTATCGTCTCAGTAGCAGAGCTCCCAGAACTAGCGTCGGCCTCTGAGCTGCATCATGCGCAGTATGACATTCGAGGGACAATGAGGGGTCCCGGTGGCGAAGACCATGTTGGTTGCCTGGTCCTGATGCGCTTCGTAGACGAGAGCGAGGCACTTTCCAAAGTTGTAATCGACGTCGCTCGCCCTTACCTTTCTCAGCTTTGTGACTTGTACCAACACCTCAAATCGATTGAATCAAATAGAGAACGTGGAGTGCATCATGGACGTGGTGTGGCTCCAAAATCGAGGAGAATTCTCCTTAGCGTTTTATGTCATCTTGAGACTTTGTCAAGAGGGCAGGGTGGAGCATCAACAATGCTCCTGGATATCTTCGACAGAACGATTGAAACAATCGTCAATATGAACGGTCATGTTTCTTCAGGCGAGacgaagttttattttcTTTGTGAGGCTACGCTCGATATTGCCGCCTTTTCTTCTACTCTGATCAGGTCCCTGTTCGAGCCGGATGATGACGTCTCCAAGAATTCTCGGTGTTTGGAAATGCTGGCCGATGCTTGCGTTAAAGGATATAGAATGATTGGTCCTGATCCACCGTCACCGGAGATATACCAG TGGAACCGGTATCGTGCTGCTATCTTTTCTCTACTTAAGGCAGCTGCCCACCCTGACTTACCAGAGCGCTCGATCAATATGATACAAATTCTTATTTCGGCTGAATGTGACGCCATCGCAACGCAATGCACTATGATGCCTCTGTGCTCCAGTAGCCTTTTCAATGACGAAGTAGTTTCGCCAGAAACGGTACCTGCAGGTCTTTTTGTAAAAGTGCTTGGGGACGTTATTGGAGAATCCCATTCGTATTCGCACATTTGTGCTCAGGTTTTATGGCTTGAAAAGGACGTCGTCCTAAACTCAATTCTCCTTGAATGTGGAGATCCTGAAATTACGGGTGGTGATTTTGTTGATCCACGCTGCACATTACTGGAGGCTTGGCTGCTTTGCATGAGCAAAATAGTGTCGAGTAAACATTCCACGGTGGAGCCATTTGTTGAAACGCTTCTGAGCGAGACGTGCGTGGTGCTGCTTAGTCTTCTCTTTTCTAAAACAGTGGCGACGACGCAGGAGGACCGAGGGAAAGATCCATGCTTGAGTCTGGACGGTCCGCATACTCTCGCAGCTATGGAATTCTTGTCCGCATTCTTGTCTTCGGGCTTCGGCTTTCAAGCCCTTTCTGAACAGCTGAGACTGAATATTTCATTCGATTTTCCCTCCCTTCCATTCTGCGACGCGTCTTTGCATGGATCGGTCATTATAGGGGCAGCGCTTTTTCGAGCCATGCAAGGAGCTCTACCTCCATGGGCGGTGGAATCTATCCCCGAAGTCTATAGCGCTTTCTTTACAGCAACGGGACGAAATCCTGAATTGTTTGGAGCAGTTTTGCGCTCCTCTATGGAAATCCGTTTGTCAGAACGATCGACAATGTGCGGCGTTGTTCAACGAGGTGAGCTTTTGTCGGGGCGGTACTTTGAGGGCACGTccgaaaaagcaaaagagcAGTTTGTGGACGAGACAATCGATCTGTGTAGATCAGATACTGCCAGTAGCTGGAGACGAATGAAAGTACTTGTAAAGCAAGTATGTGgtgggaaaaagaaagactcAGATTGCAAGCAGAAGCCTTCGTATACAAGGTGGGATTTTGAGCGATTGTAA
- a CDS encoding predicted protein — translation MEKSQVGKISFRLALSRQVSSSCQAGRKRKTPTSVNETNAEAKTLQAAHDTNSVAIVGWIFTPLNSSQEYLLSVSMTLAKKTCDAARFQQTVRLDRYVQFFLEAQPASAEHPDPMNVVLLEVPDDALSIVDPGSPCNTFFDSAIDVWTLQQTRRLEVMNRQENVASSRTDAYTIRAKVHAVSPIIAMDTSNPFVLMELFDYHDDESILSCVAVIRHDALLCVEALYPGDDLVLHKVLRQQWRIPDMLEAKGYRWGQKIRVNSYVYVVDKECQIIWCQSNPDHVHMNRLPTTELRNIQGCIQSVHYTKTGSQIHIQFLTLTNIMDVASNPSTSKCLVLLLTYFPMSSALQLSLREGASVEVYNVHAIDNDQTYAACLRSKICLRRLAIDGPAPGAKIPPTMKKENCRGKGLPLPIPYSFLKIRRSYHEWVLRIRLENWLSQARWRVPIGCRMPFLDELISFWFPESFPQKRPARNPYAEFFDHAFLEYPCEKRTKPQPIYGCHLSTNTKPFSMPSFLDLAAIQTHAFNALSSKLDRLFEIGTDLQVGWHAAFVLEPWDLSSNSQPFSKGEHVYTSGFGHGKHHNNFTSLSLTTGGVILPVSGLCINADVRTLAAATEFFIGRLRSIVVSCLCVGFSSNDSRSDRHCRKVLLPPPESEQNNATGCCAILEIQGLLLIASFCLDCDEMRTINSGCSVFDANDEPIGTEHSVRDLLDPLSAKSQVPGSAVGLLVRKSMKLAKIRNCEFNGLMLTLSQAPLISSIDEFSCIQSIEIKPPVRVNESWRIQIRRWITSGLGATVTEDQLSLILVWWTLASSASTCALLSGGWDEFQGISAPSIASTCGVLVRFPSASAQQDAKRGYVRLRCAVDDLSASFFFPISNAAPTDANLSEDAFHFSGGERFLTGMLNRRVTRTRSHLASSEDETRLLPILGDLLLPPTASEIPSCTLADLHLAICRDLRQPGSAHLAPSLVREIRNATFLSVSYCSAQAQCSKCFQTLVNPSANGDGQKEKKGDEGNGLVRTLSRNLDREGVIGPSYWDRPLPNEPMVCPAIPPTSPPISAPRPQVNSREGTHLRCPNNCNVNYHGSIKWECSGVLDDGTGQAKLYAEREAALSLLGMSAIAMQAVEAGAWVSDRGIVFVKTAPPAPHIRSAVVMARSLAREALRLRSGGRHHRVVLQESDVLPYLTPSTQAAYCLERHGRSSVLPLREVSYLVRCKPLSDHVSHLNHTEVDLAVPGPDGSRASRPTPSYALPPLKLTLVDTCDTVGCLRPYINLGVSARTLRPIRKLLLGLHKLFEIFCGSEAHAFFGVNVDGCSRAGIAAGPFLGTHGGEDTKLGYRYGLALGQCLQQEDRISERQKICMGSNE, via the exons ATGGAGAAATCTCAAGTTGGGAAAATCTCCTTTCGGTTGGCTTTAAGTCGCCAAGTTTCCTCTTCTTGTCAAGCTGGTCGAAAGCGGAAGACCCCCACGTCGGTCAACGAAACCAACGCCGAAGCGAAGACTCTCCAAGCCGCGCACGATACCAATTCTGTAGCGATTGTCGGCTGGATTTTTACACCCTTGAATTCCTCGCAAGAATACTTACTTTCTGTTTCGATGACCTTGGCTAAGAAAACGTGCGATGCGGCTCGATTTCAACAAACCGTGCGCTTGGATCGTTACGTTCAATTTTTCCTTGAGGCTCAACCTGCATCGGCGGAGCATCCTGACCCAATGAACGTGGTTCTGCTGGAAGTTCCAGATGATGCCCTCAGCATTGTTGACCCGGGGAGTCCATGCAACACATTTTTCGATTCTGCAATCGATGTTTGGACGTTGCAACAGACGCGGCGTTTGGAAGTTATGAATCGGCAAGAAAACGTAGCGTCGAGTCGCACTGATGCGTACACTATTCGAGCAAAGGTGCACGCAGTTTCACCCATCATTGCGATGGACACCTCGAATCCATTCGTTTTGATGGAACTTTTTGATTATCATGACGATGAAAGCATCCTCTCGTGTGTCGCTGTGATTCGACACGACGCCTTGCTTTGTGTCGAGGCATTATACCCAGGGGATGACTTAGTACTCCATAAAGTACTACGACAGCAGTGGCGCATTCCAGACATGCTTGAAGCCAAAGGCTATCGTTGGGGCCAGAAAATACGGGTTAACTCCTACGTTTATGTTGTTGATAAGGAGTGCCAAATTATATGGTGTCAATCCAATCCCGACCATGTACACATGAATCGGCTTCCGACAACCGAATTGAGAAATATTCAGGGATGTATTCAGTCCGTTCACTATACAAAAACTGGGAGCCAAATTCACATTCAATTTTTGACTCTCACAAATATCATGGATGTTGCCTCAAATCCCAGCACTTCAAAATGTTTAGTCTTGCTCTTGACGTACTTTCCAATGTCATCAGCGCTCCAGCTCAGTTTGCGCGAGGGAGCTAGTGTGGAAGTTTACAACGTGCATGCTATTGACAACGACCAAACATATGCGGCTTGTCTACGATCCAAAATATGTCTCCGGCGGCTGGCGATTGACGGGCCAGCGCCTGGAGCGAAAATTCCCCCCACAATGAAGAAAGAGAACTGTCGAGGCAAGGGTTTGCCTCTCCCTATTCCATACTCATTCTTGAAGATACGCCGATCATATCACGAGTGGGTACTACGAATACGCCTGGAAAATTGGCTCAGCCAAGCTCGTTGGCGTGTTCCAATTGGCTGCCGAATGCCTTTTCTGGACGAGCTCATTTCCTTCTGGTTTCCCGAGAGCTTCCCACAAAAAAGGCCCGCACGCAACCCATATGCTGAGTTCTTTGATCACGCTTTTTTGGAATATCCCTGTGAGAAAAGAACAAAACCACAGCCCATATACGGCTGTCACCTGTCTACAAACACAAAACCGTTTTCAATGCCTTCGTTTCTTGATTTGGCGGCGATACAAACACATGCTTTCAATGCTCTTTCTTCCAAGTTGGATCGCCTTTTTGAAATAGGGACAGACCTACAGGTAGGATGGCATGCTGCCTTTGTTCTTGAACCGTGGGATCTGTCCAGCAACTCGCAACCCTTTTCGAAAGGCGAACACGTGTACACATCAGGATTTGGCCATGGCAAACACCACAACAACTTCACCAGTCTCTCATTGACGACTGGTGGAGTAATTCTGCCAGTATCGGGCCTTTGCATAAACGCGGATGTCCGGACCCTTGCAGCAGCCACGGAATTTTTTATTGGTAGGCTTCGATCCATTGTGGTCTCTTGTCTCTGTGTTGGCTTTTCGTCAAATGATTCGCGTTCGGACCGCCACTGCCGTAAAGTACTACTTCCTCCGCCCGAGAGTGAGCAAAATAACGCGACCGGATGCTGTGCAATACTAGAAATCCAAGGTTTACTGTTGATTGCGTCCTTTTGCTTGGATTGCGACGAGATGCGTACGATCAATAGTGGCTGCTCCGTTTTCGATGCCAACGACGAACCTATAGGTACTGAGCATTCCGTTCGAGACTTACTTGACCCACTTTCTGCGAAAAGCCAGGTACCAGGATCCGCTGTTGGCCTTTTGGTACGCAAGTCGATGAAATTGGCTAAAATCCGGAATTGCGAGTTCAACGGATTGATGCTGACTTTATCGCAAGCACCACTAATCTCCTCAATCGACGAGTTTTCATGTATACAGTCAATCGAGATTAAGCCACCTGTGCGAGTTAATGAATCATGGCGAATACAAATACGTCGCTGGATCACCTCAGGGCTAGGCGCGACAGTTACCGAGGATCAGCTATCTCTTATTCTCGTGTGGTGGACACTTGCCAGCTCGGCGAGCACTTGTGCATTACTCTCGGGAGGGTGGGATGAATTTCAAGGTATTTCCGCTCCCTCGATCGCTTCCACTTGTGGTGTGCTTGTACGATTTCCGTCCGCATCGGCACAGCAAGATGCTAAACGAGGGTATGTTCGCTTACGTTGTGCAGTAGATGATCTATCCgcgtctttctttttccctATTTCAAATGCTGCACCAACCGACGCAAACCTATCGGAGGATGCGTTTCATTTTTCTGGGGGAGAAAGGTTCTTGACCGGTATGTTGAATCGTCGAGTCACTCGAACACGATCTCATCTAGCCTCCTCCGAGGATGAAACACGGTTGTTGCCAATCTTGGGCGACCTGTTATTGCCACCCACCGCCAGTGAAATTCCCTCTTGTACCTTGGCCGACTTGCACTTGGCCATCTGTCGAGATCTTCGCCAGCCCGGAAGCGCACATCTCGCCCCGTCGTTGGTCCGTGAGATTCGCAATGCGACATTTCTAAGCGTCTCGTATTGTAGCGCCCAAGCCCAATGCTCCAAGTGTTTCCAGACACTAGTGAATCCTTCCGCCAATGGCGACGGAcagaaagagaaaaaaggaGACGAAGGCAACGGCTTGGTGCGGACTCTGAGTAGGAATCTTGACCGCGAGGGCGTGATCGGCCCAAGCTACTGGGATCGGCCCCTACCGAACGAACCGATGGTTTGTCCTGCCATACCGCCGACAAGTCCGCCCATATCAGCGCCACGGCCTCAAGTTAACAGTCGTGAAGGAACTCATCTCCGTTGTCCTAATAATTGTAACGTGAACTACCACGGAAGCATCAAATGGGAGTGTAGTGGTGTACTGGACGATGGTACGGGTCAAGCGAAATTGTACGCCGAACGGGAGGCGGCGCTGTCGTTGCTCGGAATGAGCGCGATTGCTATGCAAGCTGTCGAGGCCGGAGCTTGGGTGTCGGACCGGGGCATCGTATTTGTCAAGACGGCGCCACCAGCCCCGCACATTCGGAGTGCCGTAGTCATGGCGCGGTCGTTGGCGCGGGAAGCCTTGCGGTTGCGTTCCGGAGGACGGCACCACCGGGTGGTTTTGCAGGAATCGGACGTGCTGCCGTATTTGACACCGAGCACACAGGCGGCGTACTGTTTGGAGCGACACGGTCGGAGCTCGGTGTTGCCCTTGCGGGAGGTATCGTATCTGGTCCGATGCAAACCGTTGTCGGATCACGTATCGCATTTGAATCATACAGAAGTCGATTTAGCCGTGCCTGGTCCCGACGGGTCTAGAGCCTCCCGACCGACCCCTTCGTACGCACTGCCTCCGCTTAAACTGACCTTGGTCGACACT TGTGATACGGTAGGATGCTTACGCCCCTACATCAATTTGGGCGTGTCGGCACGCACACTGAGACCAATTCGGAAGCTTCTACTTGGGTTGCACAAACTCTTTGAGATATTTTGTGGGTCGGAAGCGCACGCGTTCTTTGGCGTCAACGTGGATGGCTGCTCCCGTGCGGGGATTGCGGCCGGTCCGTTCCTTGGTACGCACGGTGGTGAAGATACCAAACTTGGTTACCGATACGGACTTGCCCTCGGCCAATGTCTGCAACAAGAAGACCGGATAAGCGAAAGACAAAAGATATGTATGGGTTCGAATGAGTAG